The Candidatus Kapaibacterium sp. genome includes a region encoding these proteins:
- a CDS encoding NFACT RNA binding domain-containing protein produces MIRNYYTLLHLCNEINNLSGFAVKECWTQESDSLVIELCDTKTSKYLIFRSDGKHDAIFIRNQFARAGKNSVSLLEEITDELFQSCEVFEKERIIRIRFINTLAYFVLFGGENSNVFITNRDDTIIDAFKNPSKHMGEKFVVESRVIPSINDFNSETITRKAVASSDYLFGSIYTDELLNKNGLNPDMPIGELPGADIDLLLDSCDKFRDKLIYDPVYMVYEDDDSYIFSLTSLTKYPLAKQFDSISDAIGFAISKNISSGNFDKLSSDIKKALQFSLSKNQKQLQSMKNDENLLKSIKDYKTIGDLLMSYPENAEHPGKLLEMEDENGVVHKIKLEPKYSIYKNATYYFQKSKTAELELKSRAKRIPSIEKRIETINEAILEFEAIENVKSLEKFKEKFKHLLSIKMEFEKKTPEDKYKKFELGEGFTVYVGKNAANNDELTMRFAKPNDLWLHARGTSGSHVVLKLNKPEKPPKHILEKAAELAAYYSGARNAKYVPVIYTFKKFVRKPKGGNIGAVVVSKEEVIMVEPKLPAGTQD; encoded by the coding sequence ATGATTCGAAATTATTATACTTTACTCCATTTATGCAATGAAATTAACAATTTATCCGGTTTTGCAGTAAAAGAGTGTTGGACTCAAGAAAGTGATTCGCTTGTTATCGAACTTTGCGATACTAAGACATCTAAATATTTGATTTTCCGCTCCGATGGCAAACATGACGCGATATTTATCCGTAATCAATTTGCTCGTGCAGGTAAAAATTCTGTCTCATTGCTCGAAGAAATCACTGATGAGCTTTTCCAATCTTGCGAAGTATTTGAAAAAGAGCGAATAATTCGTATAAGATTCATCAATACTTTAGCATATTTTGTATTGTTCGGAGGTGAAAACAGCAATGTTTTCATCACAAACAGAGATGATACTATCATTGATGCATTTAAAAACCCAAGCAAACATATGGGCGAAAAATTTGTTGTTGAATCTCGCGTGATTCCGTCAATAAATGATTTCAATTCGGAAACTATCACACGAAAAGCAGTCGCATCGTCGGATTATTTGTTCGGCTCAATCTATACAGATGAGTTGTTAAATAAGAACGGTTTGAATCCCGATATGCCAATTGGTGAATTACCGGGAGCCGATATTGATTTGTTGCTCGACAGTTGCGACAAATTTCGTGACAAACTAATATATGACCCGGTCTATATGGTTTACGAAGACGATGATTCATACATCTTTTCGCTGACATCTCTCACAAAGTATCCATTAGCTAAGCAATTTGATTCAATAAGTGATGCAATCGGTTTTGCAATATCAAAGAATATTAGCTCCGGCAACTTTGATAAATTGAGCTCCGATATTAAAAAGGCACTACAGTTCTCATTATCCAAAAATCAGAAGCAACTTCAATCAATGAAAAATGATGAGAATCTTCTGAAAAGTATTAAAGATTATAAGACGATTGGCGATTTGTTGATGTCATACCCCGAAAATGCCGAACACCCCGGAAAATTGCTCGAAATGGAAGATGAGAACGGAGTAGTCCACAAAATCAAGCTCGAACCCAAATATAGCATTTACAAAAATGCTACATATTATTTTCAGAAGTCGAAAACTGCTGAATTAGAGCTGAAATCGAGGGCAAAACGGATACCAAGCATTGAAAAACGAATTGAAACAATCAACGAAGCGATACTTGAGTTCGAAGCAATCGAAAACGTCAAAAGTTTAGAAAAATTCAAAGAAAAGTTCAAACATTTACTCTCGATAAAAATGGAATTTGAAAAGAAAACACCTGAAGACAAATACAAAAAATTTGAACTTGGCGAAGGATTCACAGTTTACGTCGGCAAAAATGCCGCAAATAATGACGAATTGACGATGAGATTTGCAAAGCCTAATGATTTGTGGCTTCATGCGCGAGGAACGAGTGGTTCGCATGTGGTGCTGAAATTAAACAAGCCCGAAAAACCACCGAAGCACATTTTGGAGAAAGCGGCAGAGCTTGCAGCGTATTATAGTGGCGCCAGAAATGCAAAATATGTTCCGGTGATTTATACTTTTAAGAAGTTCGTCCGGAAACCCAAAGGTGGAAACATTGGAGCAGTCGTCGTCAGCAAAGAAGAAGTTATTATGGTAGAACCGAAATTGCCCGCAGGCACTCAAGACTGA
- a CDS encoding SUMF1/EgtB/PvdO family nonheme iron enzyme, producing MKYNQITILITVFALIAFLTSCNDADPNVPSGDPEILSISPTTAHIGDTVTITGNYLGFGISSATVNIGGNSFVGHNECITWQTNQIKFRVPDSASSGDITVNISFNSSNAVALKVIKYPPIEVVEIVGKTFKMGSNSNSVDEFPEHDVTITKTLEVGKFEVTQRQYSNMMRRNPSLTADFRLPVYNVSWLNAVQFCNALSKAQNLDTAYRFVGEQILWNENSNGWRLPTEAEWEFLCRAGTEGDFAGTGIINEMCWISDNSGLKPHPVGTKSPNQFGLHDMHGNVWEWCWDWYLLDYYSSSPGNDPKGPDSGSRHVIRGGSYNDGASYARSSNRTIPEILSNNIGFRIVRTKN from the coding sequence ATGAAATATAATCAGATTACAATTCTAATCACAGTATTTGCTTTGATAGCTTTTTTGACATCCTGCAACGATGCAGACCCAAACGTACCGAGCGGTGACCCGGAGATACTATCAATCTCTCCCACAACTGCGCATATTGGTGATACGGTCACAATCACAGGCAATTATCTTGGATTTGGAATATCGTCGGCAACGGTGAATATTGGCGGTAACTCCTTTGTAGGACATAATGAATGTATCACTTGGCAAACTAATCAAATCAAGTTCCGAGTGCCGGATTCGGCATCAAGCGGAGATATAACGGTTAATATCAGCTTTAATTCAAGCAACGCGGTTGCACTTAAGGTCATCAAATATCCTCCAATTGAAGTGGTAGAGATAGTTGGCAAAACATTCAAAATGGGCTCTAACTCAAATTCGGTAGATGAATTTCCCGAACATGATGTGACAATCACTAAGACGCTTGAAGTAGGAAAATTTGAAGTTACGCAAAGACAGTATAGCAATATGATGCGCCGAAATCCATCGCTGACAGCAGATTTCAGGCTGCCGGTTTATAATGTCAGTTGGCTTAATGCTGTGCAATTTTGCAATGCATTATCAAAAGCACAAAATTTAGATACGGCATACAGATTTGTCGGTGAACAAATATTATGGAACGAAAATTCAAACGGATGGCGATTGCCGACTGAAGCCGAATGGGAATTTTTGTGCAGAGCAGGCACAGAAGGTGATTTCGCCGGAACAGGTATAATCAATGAAATGTGTTGGATTAGTGATAATTCGGGCTTGAAGCCACATCCCGTAGGAACCAAATCTCCTAATCAATTCGGATTGCATGATATGCACGGAAACGTTTGGGAATGGTGCTGGGATTGGTATTTACTCGATTATTATTCATCAAGCCCCGGTAATGACCCTAAAGGTCCTGATTCCGGCTCGAGACATGTAATTCGTGGTGGTTCATATAATGATGGAGCATCATATGCGAGGTCTTCTAATAGAACTATTCCCGAAATTCTTTCTAACAACATTGGTTTTAGAATTGTGAGAACAAAAAATTAA
- a CDS encoding YicC family protein, with amino-acid sequence MFKSMTGFSKAELSENGISIVIELRSLNGKFLELGCRLPKAIQHRENEVRDIVKRNMTRGSVNINVNLELDANQSQFIINDSAATHVYDQLQALKKNFKFKETIKLDNLLAFSNYFVGQQDSADEEEIMKVVVKVLREALKKLDMMRTKEGKQILNDITNRLKKITENVNKIEKLGIEKIPAERERLKQRIAQMFESDEYDEQRLQTEMVLLADKLDISEECVRLYSHFKFFNETIKSNEPSGRKLNFLLQEMNREINTIGSKASDSYISQLVVLTKEELERIREQIQNIE; translated from the coding sequence ATGTTTAAAAGCATGACAGGATTCAGCAAAGCTGAATTAAGCGAAAATGGAATTAGCATCGTGATTGAACTAAGAAGTTTGAACGGCAAATTCCTCGAATTAGGATGCCGTTTACCAAAAGCAATACAACACAGAGAGAACGAAGTTCGTGACATCGTAAAGCGAAACATGACTCGCGGTTCCGTTAATATTAACGTCAATCTCGAACTTGACGCAAATCAGAGCCAATTCATTATAAATGATTCTGCTGCAACTCACGTTTACGACCAACTCCAAGCGCTCAAGAAAAATTTCAAGTTTAAAGAAACCATTAAACTTGATAATCTACTTGCGTTTTCTAATTATTTCGTCGGTCAGCAAGATTCCGCTGATGAAGAAGAAATCATGAAAGTAGTCGTGAAAGTCCTTCGAGAAGCTCTCAAAAAGCTTGATATGATGCGCACCAAAGAAGGTAAGCAAATACTCAACGATATTACTAACAGATTGAAAAAAATCACTGAAAATGTGAATAAAATCGAAAAACTCGGCATCGAAAAAATTCCTGCCGAACGCGAAAGACTCAAACAAAGAATTGCCCAAATGTTCGAAAGTGATGAATATGACGAGCAACGTTTGCAAACTGAAATGGTACTTCTCGCCGATAAACTTGATATTTCGGAAGAGTGCGTACGATTGTATTCGCATTTCAAATTTTTCAACGAAACAATCAAATCTAATGAGCCATCCGGCAGAAAATTGAACTTTTTGCTTCAGGAAATGAACAGAGAAATCAACACTATTGGCTCTAAAGCATCAGATTCTTATATTTCTCAGCTCGTAGTATTGACCAAAGAAGAATTGGAACGAATAAGAGAGCAAATCCAAAACATAGAATAA
- a CDS encoding gamma carbonic anhydrase family protein gives MKFENGKSGSIITHHGITPTIPESAFICEGVRIIGDVELGENVSVWFNSVIRGDVNYIRIGDNSNIQDMSMLHVTNKVWPLIIEQNVSIAHSVTVHGCTLKEGCLIGIGANVLDGAVVGEYALVAAGTVVREGFVVPPMTLIAGVPGKVIRELKPTEIERVKSTPYNYINYVAEYRKEYEQYLQNNKL, from the coding sequence ATGAAATTTGAAAATGGAAAAAGCGGCTCTATTATTACTCATCACGGGATTACACCAACAATTCCCGAATCGGCTTTTATTTGCGAAGGTGTCCGAATCATTGGCGATGTAGAATTAGGCGAAAATGTTTCGGTTTGGTTCAACAGCGTAATTCGTGGTGATGTGAATTATATCCGAATCGGTGATAACTCCAACATCCAAGATATGAGTATGCTTCACGTTACGAACAAGGTTTGGCCCCTTATAATCGAACAAAATGTCTCAATCGCACATTCGGTTACAGTTCATGGTTGCACATTGAAGGAAGGTTGCTTGATTGGAATTGGTGCAAACGTTTTGGATGGTGCAGTAGTTGGCGAATATGCTCTTGTGGCTGCCGGAACGGTAGTGCGTGAGGGCTTTGTAGTGCCACCGATGACATTAATCGCAGGAGTGCCGGGCAAAGTTATCCGCGAACTTAAACCCACCGAAATTGAACGAGTAAAAAGCACTCCATACAATTATATTAACTATGTTGCGGAATACAGAAAAGAATACGAACAATATTTACAAAATAATAAATTATAA